Sequence from the Pagrus major chromosome 15, Pma_NU_1.0 genome:
tttgagtagtgaaATAAACTGGGAATTGAGCAATGGCAAGGTAGAATCAGTTGTATAAAAGGAACAACTTTACATAATCCTACTTTATAGTTTTTTAAACTTCTGATCAAAGGTCAGGTTTACAGAGACTTTACTGGTCGAATCATTAAGCCTTGTATGACTGTAGAGAGCTGCACACCCTGACAAACAAGTACTAAGCAGCTCTCTCATAAAGACATTAACAAGATTCAAAAGAATCTTTTTATTATCACACATTCAATAACTTATTTCAGAGTTCCCCCTCACCTTCACTGAATCTGTCTAGCAGCTGCTCTTTTGTCCAGTTACAGGAAGTGATAGCGAAGAATCCTTTGTCCTTAAGAGCATCTTTTAACGCTTGGACATAGAGTTTTTTGCTCTCCTTGGCGTTGTCTGGGTTTAAGCTTATTGCATCGAATGTTCCTTTGTCGATGCAGACATCAAAACCCTTCAGCTCACCTTGACAGTTTAAGAAATCCATCTcctaaaataaagaaaaggtgAGTTTAGGAAAAGTTTGTCTGTTGATCAGCTctacaacaaatacacaatatgGCACCTTATGTATAATCTGACTCTTTAGATGCAGGTTAAACTATACATTTACCTGAGGAAGACATCTTTCAGCATGTGTTATACCTTGCTGGTTAACTTTAAAACTAAATTCCAACTTATGCCATGACAGCAGTTAATTCTGCAGAGGTTGCTGACCTGTAATACCACCAGTGAAAGGAGCCCTTTATCTGGACAGAGGGCAGAACACCAGATCTCTGGGGAGGCCTCCAGAGCCACATACTCACAAACCATGGGTCACAAAATGTGTGATATATGGAGGAGAATCAACAGTGATTCAGTGGTGACAGAAATGTGTATATGTTGTTGCAACAGACCTCAGTTAAAATTTGAGTGCGAgtctgtaaaatgaaaaaactgaGATGTCGAAGGAATGTATGAAGGTGACGTGTTAAAGCGGCAGCAGACAGTGACTAATGTACATGGAGACAGGGGGCTTGACATAGATTTGAGACCAAGAACGACCTTTGAGGTAGGAAACCGGACAAGGAAGAGCTGAAACTCCTCACACTCCCTCAGACTCCACTTAAGGctacacatgcacaaaaaaaagagcACATTCACACAAATTACTTTGGCATTCTGCGATATTGAAGACATGAACAAGATGCCAatttctctctcacacgcacCGTACTTACCCTATCCAGCTAGGGTCAATATTGACTTCAGTGGTAGGCTTTCCGTCCAAGCTAAGTAATGCATATAACATACATGCAACTATATCATGCACACATTAGAGGAAAACTCACTCATCACATCCCTTATAGACTGGCTGGCCTTTAcaacttgtttttcttgcatATATATGTTAGTAGATGTGTTAGGTCCTGCCAGTTCATTGGGGTTTGAGGTGCTTTAATATGAATGGTGGGCAGGCTTCCATCACTTTCAGTGCCTTCTTCCTATCCAACTCTCCCACATAGTAAACACAGGAGAGTTTCCTCTAAGCTTCCCAGGCCCAGGCTGGCTCACAGAATGCTGAAAGCTATTTTGTGTCACTGACATTTAGGAATGAAGGGGAGTGATTAGAAAGTTTTAATTTCCTGTTGGTCACTTCTTATCACACTAAACATGAACAGAATGTACCTGCTAATTGTGTTGTGATACTAGTGTAATTCAACTCTACTAATACTGAAattttaatgacaaaaataacttAACCTACCTTTACAGATATGTCTGTTAAATCCTCCGCCTGCAGAACATTTCTGGACAACTCGACAGATGCTGGAGAATAATCTATGCCAGTCAGATTCTTGTATCCTTGTTTGGCcttgacacaaaaacacacaagcaattGAAGAATATAGCTTATCAATTGTTATAGAAATGTCTGAGAAAAGTTGAAGTAGTTCGATTACAAGATAACAATAGCAAACATACTTCCTGCCAACATATTTCCCTTTTAACTGCAACTAATTTGGTAAACTGACCATTAAACTCAAATGAAGCgttcatgaaataaaaaatcataaatgtagaaatgtatttttactctGTTCACACCAGTTCAACTAAAAAGGCTCCGTTTCCAGTGCCAATGTCGAGAATGGCAGCATTTTCTGGAATCTCAGCTCTGTCCATCCATCGCAGCACACGGCTCATGCTTTCCTCACCAAACCTCAcatgaagaaagagaaacacagactTTAGTAAGGAGACATGCTACCGTCAGAAACCAAAAACACTGCATTATTAAACAAATCTCTTTTTAGGAATCATCACATCACTGTAATAACTGAGTCTGACTGTTACTAGATTTTTGTGGCCCATATAGATATATTGGCTGATGTTCTCATATACACAGAATAGAcataaatgcatattttttgcaatgatccttcAAATGTGATTATCTAACACGTGTGTTGAAGACATACAaataatggaggcaggatattttacagtttaaccaTACACTTTACATCCAAAATGAACACAGTGcagtgaaacagtaaactttacCATAAATTATGATTAAGAAAAAAGGTTTCATGTTCACACATATCAGAAAACATGTATGCCAATACTGATACATCCATAGTTGCCAACCCTCCCTATTATCATTGCCCTCTGCTGGTTTCCTCCTGCGGTCACAATTCTCCTCTATTATGACAATGGTTCACACCTTTTCCCCTTTTAGTCATCATAACCTGCTTCTCGCCCTGTACAGCATGTAGACTGCTGGACTGTTGGGCCTCATCGTCCTCAGTGAGTGACAAATTTCAGACGCCCTGGAGAGAGGGAAACTTAAAGTTTTAAAAGGGGAAAGGGCTGTAAAATCTGCCACGTCGTTTGTTTTTCTGGAAATCTAAGGGGGTGCACCATGTCATTCCCCCTCGAGAGGCTGACAAACACAGGGCATGGGCATGCACAGAAATCCTCCCTATATTAGAGGTCTCAAGGTTGGCAAGTAtggatatatctgtgataggctgtAACAATCAATACTGTCAGTCGGGCTCTAATAATCAGTGGACATGTGCAGTTAATCCTGGAAATTCAAGCGTCTCAATATTCTGTATGTGTTTACCATATCTCACCAACATCCCCCATGTCTTTGAACGTCTCAAGCTCCCTTTGATATGCATCTTCCCAACTGCAGAAAAGGACACTCAGTTAAAAACAATACTCACGTTATAACCACAGATGAAATGTTGCTATATTAGAAACATGACACAGTAGCCTGTAGTCGTCTTCTTAtcatcctttattgattttatttatctctgttttgcattaattttcccctctttctttttctgtgattttgcctgttatgtggcttttattccttttgCTTATAATGGctcatattgtctttttgtacattttctgttctgccttcttgtttgaACTCACCTTACACTAGGTTTCCTTGCGTTTGGTTTGACTGCtgagtgtttattttgtaatactGCCCCCCttagtttcctgcttttgctcgtttgtcaaagcactttataaaccatgtttttaaaaaaggtgctaCATACATAAAGTACATTATTAGTGCAAAAACTACGACGGCAAACATCCccataaaaaatggaaatgtaagCTGGATAACAATATTAGCTACAACTTTAAAAGGTCTCCATTTAACTGTCTCACAGCATTTGGTTGCTTTCTAGCTATCACTCTTGCTCTCAACGCAACATGTTGTCAATTATAAGTCCAGCACTAAACTTATCGTGACAAAGCAGTGTGTAAATAATGTCCATATCAAGCGGTGGCTCTCAAAGATGTAGAAAAATATGCTAAAACGTGTTTTGAAAAAGGTTGTTGTCATGTCAGCTagctctgttgttgtctttgcCAGAGGTTAGCTTCTAGCAACggagctaacggagctaacctAGCACAACACTTACTATTCTTTCGTTCCGAGTTTTGAAGGTCCAAAATCGGTGTCCGAGTCTCTATCTTCCTCTGTATCCGAGGTATTTCTAGAGCCATGTGGGCTCTCTGTGGCGACCTCCatgctggaggagaggagacggtCAGGTCGCCGCCTACAGCTCCCAGAAGACATTGCGCTTGAGGAGCGTGCTTGCAACCGCAGGGGGCATCGGGATTGATAGGGATGTTTCCATCATGGCGGCATCCATTTCAGGTTATACTTTTAGTTCTGTGTGTTATCACAGCGCCAACAGCAACTCAGATCATGTAAGTATTCAAAATTTTGTTGACACGCCACTATGCAAGGGTTGTTAAAGTGTGCGTAGCTCGGAAGTGTGTCTTATCGTTCATCAGCGCCAttagtttgtgttgttttccagTGTCATCATCCTGTTGCTGGCTAGCTAGTGTTGGTTCCGTCTATTTACCGGCAGGTATGGTGAAATCAGACTGTGTAGCGACAGCAACATGAGAACATGACCGGTAATTTTAGGATAAGTTCATGTTTTACAGCTGCAGGAGTGTTGAATATCCAGCCAAAATGTTACCTTCAAAGAGCCGCACACACGAACACCTGCTATATCGATATAGGAATTGCTGTTAGGAAAGTTTGAGCTCCAGGAAATACTCAGTAGCTAGCTACTTAGCACGTTAGCTAAGCTACTAAGTCAAGTGACTTCCGTGTGTCAGTGCTCATAATATTAAATCACCACGACATGTTATCTGATAGAAGTTTGGCGTGTCATCAAAAATTAGAGACCAACGACATAAAAATCCCATGTaggtatttttaaacatttttgttttactcgTTTCGGCATAGCTAAATTAGCTTGTTAGCCACATGCTAATATTGGTTGCATTTATGTCAATATCGTTGTACAACACGACTGACGTGCGTAATAACATGGTTTCTTCTTTG
This genomic interval carries:
- the eef1akmt2 gene encoding EEF1A lysine methyltransferase 2 — its product is MEVATESPHGSRNTSDTEEDRDSDTDFGPSKLGTKEYWEDAYQRELETFKDMGDVGEIWFGEESMSRVLRWMDRAEIPENAAILDIGTGNGAFLVELAKQGYKNLTGIDYSPASVELSRNVLQAEDLTDISVKEMDFLNCQGELKGFDVCIDKGTFDAISLNPDNAKESKKLYVQALKDALKDKGFFAITSCNWTKEQLLDRFSEGFEFVQELPTPSFQFGGKKGNSVTALIFKRIL